The DNA sequence GATCACGTCGCGGCTGCGCGAGGACAGCGTCGCGGTGATCGAGTGGGGGTACATGAACAGGGCGAGCGCCGAGCCGAGGGCCAGGGTCGCGTACGTCCAGGTGCCCGCGTCGCCGGGCACGAGCGCGCCCACGGGCTTGCCGGTCGCCTCGTTCGTCGCCGAGAACTTCTCGTTCGCCGCCCGGAAGATCTCGTCGAACCCGCCCAGCTTGATGGGGATGTAGATGATGGCCACCGCGATCACGATGTAGATCAGGGTGTCCTTCACGAACGCGATCAGGGCCGGGGCCCTGAGGCCCGAGGAGTAGGTGTACGCGGCGAGCACGCCGAAGGCGATGAGCAGCGGCAGGTCCTTGATGAACCAGTTGGTGTCCTCGCCGCCGCCGACGCCCATCACGTCGAGGACGGCCTGGATGCCGACGAGTTGGAGCGCGATGTACGGCATCGTGGCGAGGATGCCGGTGACGGCCACCGCGAGCGAGAGCCCCTTGGAGCCGAAGCGCCCGCGGACGAAGTCCGACGTCGTCACGTACCCGTGCTTGTGCGACACCGACCACAGGCGCGGCAGGAAGGTGAAGATCAGCGGATAGACGAGGATGGTGTACGGCACCGCGAAGAACCCGGCGGCGCCTGCCGCGTAGATCGCCGCGGGCACGGCCACGAAGGTGTACGCCGTGTAGAGGTCGCCGCCGAGCAGGAACCAGGTCACCCAGGTGCCGAACGACCGGCCGCCGAGGCCCCATTCGTCGAGGCTCTGCTCGTTCTCGGCCCGACGCCAGCGGGAGGCCAGGAAGCCCATGACCGTCACCGCGAGGAAGAAGAAGATGAAGACGGCGAGCGCGACGCCGTTCACGCCGTCGTTCATGACCGCGCACCTCTCTGGCCGCGGGCGGCCTTGCGGGCGCGCTGCTCACGCTGCCACAGCTGGTAGGCGATCATCGTGAGCACGGTCGAGATCAGCACCCACAGCATCTGGTACCAGTAGAAGAACGGGATGCCGATGAAGGCCGGATCGGCCTTCGCGTAGGAGCTCACCCAGAGCATGGCCACGAAGGGCGCCACGAGACAGACGGCTATGACCACACGGACCGGTGTGACCACCGGCTGTCTCACTTCAGGCGCAACCGGCACTTCAGGCGCATCTGGCATACCGCGGCTCCGTTCGCTCACTTATCCCGTGTTTAACGTGCGGGAAATCTAAGCGACGGTCTCGGCCTACGGAACCCCTGTCCGTATAACGGACGAGCCACAGAGCGGCCGAAAGGGCCTCTCAGCAGCAGCGGAACCCCTGCCGCGGGTCCGACTCCTGGCGGTCCGTCCGCATACGCTCGAACGCCCGCCGGGTCGGCACGGCCGCGGCCGGATGCTCCCTGCGGACGTGCGCCACGTACCGCTCGTACGCGGACTCGTCCGTCAACTCCCGTACGTACCAACGGACGGCGCGCAGCGCGCGGCGCAGCGGCCCGGTCACGACGAGCCCGCCTTCGCGCGCTCGTGGGCCGCGAGCTCCGCCTTCTCCTCCTCGGTGGCGACGAGCCCGGCGGGCGCGACGGTCTTCGACTCCACGAACGGCGTCTCGCTCAGGCGCGAGGACAGCGGGTCGCGGACGTGCCGGACGCACACGCGGGCCGCGTCCACGAGGACGATCACGACGAGGATCGCGAGGGCCGCCGAAAGCACGCCGTCCACGGTGGAGTTGGTGACCACGGTGTGCATGTCGTCCATGGTCTTGGCGGGCGGCAGGACCTTGCCGTCGTCGATGGCGTCCTGGTAGATCGAGCGCTGCTTGAAGAAGCCCACGCGCGGGTCGCTGGAGAACACCTTCTGCCAGCTCGCCGTGAGCGTCACCGTCGCGTCCCAGGCCAGCGGGATCCCGGTGATCCAGGCCCACTTGAGCCGTCCGGACTTCACCAGGAGCGTGGTGCACACGGCGAGGGCGACGGCGGCGAGGAGCTGGTTGGCGATGCCGAAGATCGGGAAGAGCTGGTTGATGCCGCCGAGCGGCTCGTGCACGCCGACCCAGAGGAAGTAGCCCCACATGCCGGTCACGGCGGCGCTGGTCAGGACCAGGCCCGGCTTCCAACTCACGTTCCTGAAGGGCTTGTAGACGTTGCCCAGCATGTCCTGGAGCATGAACCGGCCCACGCGCGTGCCCGCGTCGAGCGCGGTGAGGATGAACAGCGCCTCAAACATGATCGCGAAGTGGTACCAGAACGCCCGCAGCGAGTCCCCCGTGACCTTGGAGAAGATCTCCGAGACGCCGATCGCGAGGGTGGGGGCGCCGCCCGTGCGCGAGAGCAGCGAGCTCTCCTCGACGTCCTCGGCGGCCCGCGCCAGGTCCTCGGGGGAGATGGTGTACCCGAAGTTCGCGACCGCCCGCGACGCCTCCTGGACGGTGTCGCCGACGACGCCCGCCGGCGCGTTCATCGCGAAGTACAGGCCCGGGTCGATGATGCTCGCCGCGACCAGGGCCATCACCGCCACGGACGACTCCATCAGCATGGAGCCGTAGCCGATCATCCGGACCTGGGTCTCCTTCTGGATCATCTTCGGCGTCGTACCGGAGGAGATCAGGGCGTGGAAGCCGGAGAGCGCGCCGCAAGCGATCGTGATGAACACGAACGGGAAGAGCGAGCCCGCGAAGACCGGCCCGTCGCCGCGCGAGGCGAAGTCGGTGACCGGGTCCATCTTGAGCGTCGGCAGGGTGACGAGCACGCCGAGCGCGAGCAGCACGATCGTGCCGATCTTCATGAACGTGGACAGGTAGTCGCGCGGCGCGAGCAGCATCCACACCGGCAGGATCGAGGCGATGAAGCCGTACGCCACCAGCCAGACGACCAGCGTCGAGGGGGCGAGTGTGAAGGCCTCCGCCCACGAGGACTCCGCCACCCAGCGGCCCGCGACCAGGGCGATCAGCAGCAGGCCGATGCCGATGAGCGAGACCTCGCTGACCCGGCCGGGGCGCAGGACGCGCAGATAGAAGCCCATGAACAGGGCGATCGGGATCGTCATCGCGATGGAGAAGGTGCCCCAGGGCGACTCGGCGAGGGCGTTCACGATCACGAGCGCGAGCACGCCGAGCAGGATGATCATGATCGCGAAGGTGGCGAGCAGGGCCGCGGCCCCGCCGAACGGGCCGATCTCGTCCCGCGCCATCTGGCCGAGCGACTTGCCGTCGCGGCGGGTCGAGAAGAACAGGACCACCATGTCCTGCACGGCCCCCGCGAAGATCACCCCTGCGATGATCCAGATGGTGCCCGGCAGATACCCCATCTGGGCGGCGAGCACGGGACCGACCAGCGGACCCGCGCCCGCGATCGCCGCGAAGTGGTGCCCGAGCAGCACGCGCCGGTCGGTCGGGTGGTAGTCGATGCCGTTGTCGAGCCGCTCGGCGGGGGTGGCCCGGCGCTTGTCGACGCGCAGGACCTTGTGCGCGATGAACTTCGCGTAGAAGCGGTAGGCGATGGCGTACGAGCCGAGGGCGGCGGCCACCATCCAGGCGGCGGACACCTCCTCGTCCCGGGAGAGCGCGAGCACGGTCCAGCCCGCGGCGCCGACCAGCGCGACGAGGCTCCAGAGGGCGATGGTCTTGGGGGTGGCTGTGCGCACGGGCCGTCCTCCCGGTCGCGTGTCTGCGGTGACGGGAGGACGGTAGGGCAGGAAAGTGATCCGCGCTACGGGGCGGGCAGGGTGAAACGCGGCGGGGCCGGGGGCCCGGGGCGCGGCATCACTCCCGCGGCGTCGCCCCGGGGCGCGTCGGCGTCGGCGCCGGGGCGTCGGCGCGGCCTCAGTCCTGCGGCCGCTTGAGCCGGGCCACGAACTTGTACCGGTCGCCCCGGTAGACCGAGCGCACCCACTCCACCGGCTGCCCGCTCCCGTCCACGGAGTGCCGCGACAGCATCAGCATCGGCAGGCCGACGTCGGTGCCGAGCAGGCCCGCCTCGCGCGGGGTCGCGAGGGAGGTCTCGATGGTCTCCTCGGCCTCGGCGAGGTGCACGTCGTAGACCTCGGCGAGGGCCGTGTACAGGGACGTGTACTTCACGAGCGAGCGTCTGAGCGCGGGGAAGCGCTTGGCGGACAGATGCGTGGTCTCGATGGCCATCGGCTCGCCGCTGGCGAGCCGCAGCCGCTCGATGCGCAGGACGCGCCCCCCGGCGGCGATGTCCAGGAGACCGGCCAGGGTGTCGTCGGCGGTGATGTACCCGATGTCCAGGAGCTGGGAGGTCGGCTCCAGGCCCTGGGCCTTCATGTCCTCGGTGTACGAGGTGAGTTGGAGCGCCTGCGACACCTTCGGCTTGGCCACGAACGTGCCCTTGCCCTGGATGCGCTCCAGGCGGCCCTCGACGACCAGTTCCTGAAGGGCCTGGCGCACCGTGGTGCGCGAGGTGTCGAACTCGGCGGCGAGGGTGCGCTCGGGCGGCACCGGGGTGCCCGGCGGCAGGGTCTCGGTCATGTCCAGCAAGTGCCGCTTCAGGCGGTAGTACTTGGGCACGCGGGCCGGGCGCACGGACTTGGCGGGGCCGGAGCCGTCGCCTGCCGCGAGGGCGGGGGCGGCCGCGCTCGCGGCTGCCGTCGCCGAGGTGCCCACCCCGGCCCGGGTGCTGCCCGCCTCTGTGCCCATGCTCCGCCTTCCCCGTTCCTGTGCTGCTCTGACCGGCTCCTGTGCTGCTGCCGTCACCGGCTCCTCCGTCTGTCGCGGCTCACATCGTGGCACGGTCCGGCCCAGGGGGGTCACCCCTGTTCGAGCGAAGCCGTCGGGGGAGAGCCGTGCCGCTCAGGTGTCGGTCCGATAACGGAGCCGACAGCCCTTCTTATACACCCTTGACACCCCAAAAGGTCTAGGCCAAGCTCCCCCGTACTGGTCTACACCATTAAAGACCAGGTCCAGTCCCACGGGCAGTCTTTCGGTCCTCTTGGTCGCTGCGGGTGGGGGGTTGGCTGGGTGGCATCCAAAGGAGGATGACGTGAAGCGCAAGCTCATAGCGGCGATCGGTGTCGCGGGCATGTTGGTCTCGGTCGCGGCGTGTGGCGGCGACGACAAGGACGACAAGAAGTCCGGGGCGGACGGCTTCAAGGGCGAGACGCTGACGCTCTGGGCCATGGACGGTTCGACGCCGGACCAGTGGACCAAGGACGTCACGGCCGCCTTCGAGAAGAAGACCGGCGCGAAGCTGAAGCTCGAGGTCCAGGACTGGAACGGCATCCAGCAGAAGCTGACCGCCGCCCTCTCCGAGGAGAACCCGCCGGACGTCTTCGAGATCGGCAACACCCAGACGGCCGCCTACGCCAAGTCCGGCGGTCTCGCCGACCTGAGCGACCTCAAGGAGTCGATCGGCGCCGACTGGACCGAGTCCGTCAACAAGTCCACGATCGTCGACGGCAAGCAGTACGCCGCCCCGTGGTTCGTGCTGAACCGCGTCGTGCTCTACAACAAGAAGATCTGGGCCGACGCGGGCATCAAGAAGACGCCCAAGACCCGTGACGAGTTCTACGCCGACCTGAAGAAGATCGGCGAGAAGACCGACGCGGAGCCGATCTACATGCCGGGCCAGAACTGGTACCACTTCGTGGGCCTCGTCATCGGCGAGGGCGGCGAGCTGGTCAAGAAGGACGGCGACAAGTACGTCTCCAACCTCGACGACCCGAAGGTGGTCAAGGCCGTGGAGACGTACAAGAAGTTCCAGGCCCTGTCGAAGGCGCCGAAGAACAAGGACGAGGCCACCCCGCAGCAGGCCGAGGTCTTCGCCAAGGGCAAGACCGGCGCGTTCGTGGGCATGAGCTGGGAGGCCGCCACGGCCATCAAGGCCAACAAGAAGATCGAGAAGGACATCGGCTACTTCACGATCCCGGGCGCCACGGCCGCCAAGCCCGAGGGCGTCTTCCTCGGCGGCTCCAACCTCGCCGTCGCCGCCACCAGCGAGAAGCAGGAGCTCGCCAAGGAGTTCCTGAAGATCGCGATGTCCGACAAGTTCGAGGGCCAGCTCGCCAAGGAAGGCGGCGTGATCCCGAACAAGAAGGCCCTGGAGTCCAACCTCAAGGGCAACGTGGCCGCCGAGGCCATGGCCCCGGCCACCGCCGGCGGCGGCATCACCCCGCTGATCCCGGAGTGGGGCGCCGTCGAGAACGAGCCCAACCCGATCAAGAGCTATCTGACCGCGGTCATGAACGGCGATTCGCCCGCCGACGCCGCCAAGAAGGTCGAGGGCGAGTTCAACAAGCGCCTGTCGCAGAAGCAGTAAGGAAGCGCCCCGCCGGGGGCGGTGACCACAGGGTCGTGCCCGCGACCCCCGCCTCGCCGCCCCCGGCGCATTCCTGTGTGACGTGCCGATGAGAGAGATGGCGAGCATGACCGTACAGACCGAGCGGCCGCCCTCCGGCCCGCCGGAGGTAGTGAAGTCGGGCGGCGGGCGCACCGGGGCCCCGCGCACGCCCCGCGTCAGGATCGGGTCCCTGGGTCCCTATCTGCTGTTGCTTCCCGCGCTCGTGGCCACCCTGGTGTTCCTGGGCTGGCCGCTGGTGAACAACGGGATCCTGTCGTTCCAGAACCTCAACATGAGACAGGTCATCCTGCATCTCACCGAGTGGAACGGCATCGACAACTACAAGGAGGTCCTCAAGAGCGAGGACTTCTGGCGCGTCACCGGGCGGTCGATCGTCTTCACCGCCATCAACGTCGTCCTCATCATGGTGCTCGGCACCCTGATCGGACTGCTGCTCGCCAAGCTCGGCACCAAGATGCGGCGGCTGCTGCTCTTCGGCCTCGTCCTCGCCTGGGCCATGCCCGTCGTCGCGGGCACCACCGTCTACCAGTGGCTGTTCGCCCAGCGCTACGGCGTCGTCAACTGGGTGCTCGCCAAGGTCGGCTTCAGCTCCATGGCCGACTACGACTGGTTCGGCGGCCAGTACTCCACCTTCTTCGTGATCATCACGCTGATCGTGTGGATGTCGATCCCCTTCGTGGCGATCAACCTGTACGCCGCCACCACGACCATCCCCAAGGAGCTCTACGAGGCCGCGTCGCTCGACGGCGCGGGCGCCTGGAAGCAGTTCACCTCGGTGACCCTGCCGTTCCTGCGGCCCTTCCTCTACGCCACGACCTTCCTCGAGGTCATCTGGGTCTTCAAGGCCCTCGTCCAGGTCTATGCCATCAACCAGGGCGGCCCCGACCGGCTCACGGAGATCCTGCCCGTCTACGCCTACATCGAGGGCTCGGGCAACCAGCACTACGGCATGGGCTCCGCCATCGCCATGCTGACCATCATCATCATGCTCTTCCTGACCGCGTATCACCTGCGCATCGTGCTCAAGCAAGAGGAGGACGCGTGAAGCGCTCCTGGTTCGGCCGCACCTGGCCCAACGTCGTCGCCGTCGTCCTCTTCATCGGCCTGGTCTTCCCCGTCTACTGGATGTTCGCCACGGCCTTCAAGCCGACCGGCGACATCATCAGCGAGGACCCGGTCTGGATCCCCTTCGACTTCACCTTCGAGCACTTCAAGACGGCCGTCGACGCCGACCACTTCTGGCAGATGGTCAGGAACTCGGTGACCGTCACCGTCCTCGCGGTCGTCTTCTCCCTCGCCATCGCCCTGCTGTCGGCCTTCGCGCTCGCCCGTATGCGGTTCAAGGGCCGCCGGGGCTTCATCATCGGCTTCATGCTGGCCCAGATGGCGCCCTGGGAAGTCATGGTCATCTCGATCTACATGATCGTGCGCGACGCCGAGATGCTGAACAGCCTGGTGCCGTTGACGCTCTTCTACATGGTGATGATCCTGCCCTTCACGATCCTCACGCTGCGCGGCTTCGTCGCCGCCGTGCCCAAGGAACTGGAGGAGTCGGCGATGGTCGACGGCTGCACCCGCATGCAGGCGTTCCGCCGCATCATCCTGCCGCTGCTCGCCCCCGGCCTGATGTCCACCTCGCTCTTCGGCTTCATCACCGCCTGGAACGAGTTCCCCATCGCCATGCTGGTCAACAAGGACCCGGAGTCCAAGACGCTGCCGACGTGGCTGACGAGCTTCCAGACCGTCTACGGCGACGACTGGGGTGCCACCATGGCCGCGTCCACGATCTTCGCCATCCCGATCCTGCTCCTCTTCGTCTTCCTCCAGCGGCGCGCCGTCGCCGGTCTCACCGACGGTGCCGTGAAGGGATAACGCACACTCATGAGCTCCACCGCATCCACGCCGGACACCCTGACGCGCGACGCCCTGACC is a window from the Streptomyces spectabilis genome containing:
- a CDS encoding extracellular solute-binding protein translates to MKRKLIAAIGVAGMLVSVAACGGDDKDDKKSGADGFKGETLTLWAMDGSTPDQWTKDVTAAFEKKTGAKLKLEVQDWNGIQQKLTAALSEENPPDVFEIGNTQTAAYAKSGGLADLSDLKESIGADWTESVNKSTIVDGKQYAAPWFVLNRVVLYNKKIWADAGIKKTPKTRDEFYADLKKIGEKTDAEPIYMPGQNWYHFVGLVIGEGGELVKKDGDKYVSNLDDPKVVKAVETYKKFQALSKAPKNKDEATPQQAEVFAKGKTGAFVGMSWEAATAIKANKKIEKDIGYFTIPGATAAKPEGVFLGGSNLAVAATSEKQELAKEFLKIAMSDKFEGQLAKEGGVIPNKKALESNLKGNVAAEAMAPATAGGGITPLIPEWGAVENEPNPIKSYLTAVMNGDSPADAAKKVEGEFNKRLSQKQ
- a CDS encoding carbohydrate ABC transporter permease, producing MKRSWFGRTWPNVVAVVLFIGLVFPVYWMFATAFKPTGDIISEDPVWIPFDFTFEHFKTAVDADHFWQMVRNSVTVTVLAVVFSLAIALLSAFALARMRFKGRRGFIIGFMLAQMAPWEVMVISIYMIVRDAEMLNSLVPLTLFYMVMILPFTILTLRGFVAAVPKELEESAMVDGCTRMQAFRRIILPLLAPGLMSTSLFGFITAWNEFPIAMLVNKDPESKTLPTWLTSFQTVYGDDWGATMAASTIFAIPILLLFVFLQRRAVAGLTDGAVKG
- the mctP gene encoding monocarboxylate uptake permease MctP, with amino-acid sequence MNDGVNGVALAVFIFFFLAVTVMGFLASRWRRAENEQSLDEWGLGGRSFGTWVTWFLLGGDLYTAYTFVAVPAAIYAAGAAGFFAVPYTILVYPLIFTFLPRLWSVSHKHGYVTTSDFVRGRFGSKGLSLAVAVTGILATMPYIALQLVGIQAVLDVMGVGGGEDTNWFIKDLPLLIAFGVLAAYTYSSGLRAPALIAFVKDTLIYIVIAVAIIYIPIKLGGFDEIFRAANEKFSATNEATGKPVGALVPGDAGTWTYATLALGSALALFMYPHSITATLSSRSRDVIRRNTTILPLYSLMLGLLALLGFMAIAAGVKVENGQLAIPQLFEDMFPDWFTGVAFAAIGIGALVPAAIMSIAAANLFTRNIYKDFLKPDATPEQETKVSKLVSLLVKVGALAFVLTMDKTVAINFQLLGGIWILQTMPALVGGLFTRWFHRWALLAGWAVGMVYGTVAAYGVASPTQKHFGGSSKEIPGIGEIGYIGLTAFVLNVVVTVVLTFVLKALKAPEGIDETSPEDYTADAGDKGVATELPKVGAGH
- a CDS encoding YbdD/YjiX family protein, encoding MTGPLRRALRAVRWYVRELTDESAYERYVAHVRREHPAAAVPTRRAFERMRTDRQESDPRQGFRCC
- a CDS encoding carbon starvation CstA family protein, with translation MRTATPKTIALWSLVALVGAAGWTVLALSRDEEVSAAWMVAAALGSYAIAYRFYAKFIAHKVLRVDKRRATPAERLDNGIDYHPTDRRVLLGHHFAAIAGAGPLVGPVLAAQMGYLPGTIWIIAGVIFAGAVQDMVVLFFSTRRDGKSLGQMARDEIGPFGGAAALLATFAIMIILLGVLALVIVNALAESPWGTFSIAMTIPIALFMGFYLRVLRPGRVSEVSLIGIGLLLIALVAGRWVAESSWAEAFTLAPSTLVVWLVAYGFIASILPVWMLLAPRDYLSTFMKIGTIVLLALGVLVTLPTLKMDPVTDFASRGDGPVFAGSLFPFVFITIACGALSGFHALISSGTTPKMIQKETQVRMIGYGSMLMESSVAVMALVAASIIDPGLYFAMNAPAGVVGDTVQEASRAVANFGYTISPEDLARAAEDVEESSLLSRTGGAPTLAIGVSEIFSKVTGDSLRAFWYHFAIMFEALFILTALDAGTRVGRFMLQDMLGNVYKPFRNVSWKPGLVLTSAAVTGMWGYFLWVGVHEPLGGINQLFPIFGIANQLLAAVALAVCTTLLVKSGRLKWAWITGIPLAWDATVTLTASWQKVFSSDPRVGFFKQRSIYQDAIDDGKVLPPAKTMDDMHTVVTNSTVDGVLSAALAILVVIVLVDAARVCVRHVRDPLSSRLSETPFVESKTVAPAGLVATEEEKAELAAHERAKAGSS
- a CDS encoding DUF3311 domain-containing protein — its product is MPDAPEVPVAPEVRQPVVTPVRVVIAVCLVAPFVAMLWVSSYAKADPAFIGIPFFYWYQMLWVLISTVLTMIAYQLWQREQRARKAARGQRGARS
- a CDS encoding GntR family transcriptional regulator; its protein translation is MGTEAGSTRAGVGTSATAAASAAAPALAAGDGSGPAKSVRPARVPKYYRLKRHLLDMTETLPPGTPVPPERTLAAEFDTSRTTVRQALQELVVEGRLERIQGKGTFVAKPKVSQALQLTSYTEDMKAQGLEPTSQLLDIGYITADDTLAGLLDIAAGGRVLRIERLRLASGEPMAIETTHLSAKRFPALRRSLVKYTSLYTALAEVYDVHLAEAEETIETSLATPREAGLLGTDVGLPMLMLSRHSVDGSGQPVEWVRSVYRGDRYKFVARLKRPQD
- a CDS encoding carbohydrate ABC transporter permease — encoded protein: MTVQTERPPSGPPEVVKSGGGRTGAPRTPRVRIGSLGPYLLLLPALVATLVFLGWPLVNNGILSFQNLNMRQVILHLTEWNGIDNYKEVLKSEDFWRVTGRSIVFTAINVVLIMVLGTLIGLLLAKLGTKMRRLLLFGLVLAWAMPVVAGTTVYQWLFAQRYGVVNWVLAKVGFSSMADYDWFGGQYSTFFVIITLIVWMSIPFVAINLYAATTTIPKELYEAASLDGAGAWKQFTSVTLPFLRPFLYATTFLEVIWVFKALVQVYAINQGGPDRLTEILPVYAYIEGSGNQHYGMGSAIAMLTIIIMLFLTAYHLRIVLKQEEDA